In Pleomorphomonas sp. T1.2MG-36, one genomic interval encodes:
- a CDS encoding phosphatidate cytidylyltransferase, with protein MTAPTPKSGKPASELVLRLLSAIVLAAATIAALWAGGWIFAALAAVAAVLILREWMTMSGPFSFRAAPWALMAFVAVTVMTARDEPLQSLGFAALVAAALLLARVTEPRVGWLSLGILYAGAPAVAVVALRGADMFTFESTGAIAVVFVLAVVWATDTAAYFSGRLIGGPKLAPRFSPKKTWSGALGGALAGVVVGCLVVAAAGVSVSAILVLIALVMSAVGQVGDLAESAMKRHFGVKDSGVLIPGHGGIMDRVDGLVAALVVAAAIGLGRDWYSGGGIAAGLLIW; from the coding sequence ATGACCGCGCCGACTCCCAAGTCAGGCAAGCCTGCCTCCGAGCTCGTTTTGCGGCTGCTGTCGGCCATCGTGCTCGCGGCGGCAACCATCGCTGCGCTTTGGGCCGGCGGCTGGATCTTCGCAGCGCTTGCCGCCGTCGCCGCCGTGCTGATTCTGCGTGAGTGGATGACGATGAGCGGGCCCTTCTCCTTCCGGGCCGCGCCCTGGGCCTTGATGGCTTTCGTGGCCGTCACCGTGATGACGGCGCGCGACGAACCGCTGCAATCTCTTGGTTTCGCAGCGTTGGTGGCGGCGGCGTTGCTTTTGGCACGTGTCACCGAGCCGCGTGTCGGCTGGTTGTCGCTCGGCATCCTCTATGCCGGTGCGCCGGCCGTTGCCGTCGTCGCGTTGAGGGGGGCGGACATGTTCACCTTCGAATCGACCGGCGCGATCGCGGTGGTTTTCGTTCTAGCCGTCGTCTGGGCCACCGACACGGCGGCCTATTTTTCCGGTCGGCTGATTGGCGGGCCGAAGTTGGCACCGCGGTTCTCGCCGAAAAAGACATGGTCGGGTGCTCTCGGCGGGGCGCTTGCCGGCGTTGTCGTGGGCTGTCTGGTGGTTGCCGCGGCCGGCGTGAGCGTCAGCGCCATTTTGGTGCTGATCGCGCTGGTGATGTCGGCGGTGGGGCAAGTGGGTGATCTCGCCGAGTCCGCCATGAAGCGCCACTTTGGCGTCAAGGACTCGGGTGTGCTCATTCCCGGTCACGGCGGCATCATGGATCGCGTGGATGGCCTCGTGGCAGCGCTTGTCGTCGCGGCCGCGATCGGTCTTGGACGAGATTGGTACTCGGGCGGCGGCATCGCCGCTGGCCTTCTCATCTGGTGA
- a CDS encoding isoprenyl transferase, producing MVRLGTAPAENAAKAGLPRHVAIIMDGNGRWARSRGLPRAEGHRRGVQSIRDVVGHAKAIGLEWLTVFGFSSENWSRPADEVSELMGLLKLFIRRDLAELTRGNVRVRVIGGRDNLSGDIAALLIEAEEKTVGNTGLNLVIAFNYGSRDEIARATKAIAREVAAGRLGADEVTADLIAARLDTAGMPDPDLIIRTSGEQRLSNFLLWQAAYAEFVFVPDYWPDFNGVAFDRAIAEYLGRERRFGGLPQKDEAR from the coding sequence ATGGTGCGGCTCGGAACGGCGCCGGCGGAAAACGCTGCGAAGGCGGGTCTGCCGCGTCATGTTGCCATCATCATGGACGGCAACGGGCGGTGGGCGCGTTCGCGCGGCCTGCCGCGCGCCGAAGGGCACCGGCGCGGCGTGCAGTCGATCCGCGATGTCGTTGGGCACGCCAAGGCCATCGGCTTAGAGTGGCTGACCGTTTTCGGGTTCTCATCGGAAAACTGGTCGCGACCGGCCGACGAGGTCAGCGAGCTGATGGGGCTCCTGAAACTGTTCATTCGCCGGGACCTTGCCGAACTGACGCGCGGCAACGTCCGGGTCCGGGTGATCGGCGGCCGCGATAATCTGTCCGGCGACATAGCCGCGCTGCTGATCGAGGCTGAAGAGAAGACGGTCGGCAATACAGGTCTCAATCTCGTCATCGCCTTCAACTATGGCAGCCGGGACGAAATTGCCCGGGCGACGAAGGCCATTGCCCGTGAGGTGGCCGCCGGTCGTTTGGGAGCGGATGAGGTTACCGCCGATCTCATTGCCGCAAGGCTTGATACCGCCGGCATGCCCGATCCCGACCTCATCATTCGCACGAGCGGCGAACAGCGGCTTTCCAACTTCCTTCTTTGGCAGGCCGCCTATGCCGAGTTCGTCTTCGTTCCAGATTATTGGCCGGACTTCAATGGCGTCGCGTTCGATCGGGCGATCGCCGAGTATCTCGGTCGCGAGCGCCGCTTCGGCGGATTGCCACAGAAAGACGAGGCCCGATGA
- the frr gene encoding ribosome recycling factor, protein MADEDYDINDLKRRMQGALSVFKNDLAGLRTGRASASLLDPIVVVAYGSTMPLNQVATVSVPESRMLSVQVWDKGMVHAVDKAIRESNLGLNPIIEGTLLRLPIPELNTERRKELVKIAHKYVEATKVAIRHVRRDGLDELKDLEKEGLISEDSLRVYSDRVQKITDEAITEADRMLAAKEQEIMQV, encoded by the coding sequence ATGGCCGATGAAGACTACGACATCAACGACCTGAAGCGCCGCATGCAGGGCGCGCTCAGCGTGTTCAAGAACGATCTCGCCGGCCTTCGTACCGGTCGTGCCAGCGCGAGCCTTCTCGACCCGATCGTTGTGGTGGCTTATGGCAGCACGATGCCGCTCAATCAGGTGGCCACGGTATCCGTCCCCGAATCGCGCATGCTCTCCGTCCAGGTATGGGACAAGGGCATGGTTCACGCTGTTGACAAGGCGATCCGCGAGTCGAATCTCGGCCTCAATCCGATTATCGAGGGAACGCTTCTGCGCTTGCCGATCCCGGAGCTCAACACCGAGCGCCGCAAGGAACTGGTGAAGATCGCGCACAAATACGTGGAGGCCACCAAGGTTGCCATTCGTCACGTGCGTCGCGACGGGCTCGATGAGCTGAAGGACCTCGAGAAGGAAGGCTTGATCTCCGAAGATTCTCTGCGCGTCTATTCGGATCGCGTGCAGAAGATAACGGACGAGGCGATTACCGAGGCGGATCGGATGCTGGCCGCCAAGGAGCAGGAGATCATGCAGGTCTGA
- the pyrH gene encoding UMP kinase: MTELKYRRVLLKLSGEALMGDRGFGIDSKVVDRLAGEIVEAHRLGIQVGVVVGGGNIFRGVSVAADGGDRTTGDYLGMLGTVMNALAMRSAIERLGVPAVVLSAIAIPALCETFTQREALRHFAANKVIVFAAGTGNPFFTTDSGAALRAAEMDCDALLKGTQVDGVYTADPKKDPTARRYERLTHQEVLSRNLQVMDAAAIALARDNKIPVVVFSVHEHGAFVNVLKGKGLCTVIDG; the protein is encoded by the coding sequence ATGACCGAGCTCAAGTATCGCCGCGTCCTGCTCAAGTTGTCGGGCGAGGCCCTGATGGGCGACCGCGGCTTCGGAATCGACTCCAAGGTGGTCGACCGGCTTGCCGGCGAAATCGTCGAGGCGCATCGGCTGGGCATCCAGGTCGGCGTGGTGGTCGGCGGCGGCAACATCTTCCGTGGCGTATCGGTGGCCGCCGACGGTGGCGACCGGACGACCGGAGACTATCTGGGCATGCTTGGTACGGTGATGAACGCGCTCGCCATGCGCTCGGCCATCGAACGGCTCGGGGTGCCGGCCGTCGTGCTGTCGGCCATAGCCATTCCGGCCCTTTGCGAGACCTTCACCCAGCGCGAGGCCTTGCGCCATTTCGCGGCCAACAAGGTGATCGTCTTCGCCGCCGGTACCGGCAATCCCTTCTTCACCACCGACTCGGGCGCTGCCTTGCGTGCCGCCGAGATGGATTGCGACGCCCTGCTCAAGGGAACGCAGGTCGATGGCGTTTACACCGCGGATCCCAAGAAGGATCCCACCGCGCGCCGCTACGAACGCCTGACGCACCAGGAAGTGCTTTCGAGAAACCTGCAGGTCATGGACGCGGCGGCGATTGCACTTGCCCGCGACAATAAGATTCCGGTAGTGGTGTTCTCAGTCCATGAGCATGGCGCATTCGTCAATGTTCTGAAGGGCAAGGGTCTTTGCACCGTCATCGACGGATAA
- the tsf gene encoding translation elongation factor Ts, with product MNISASQVKDLREKTGAGMMDCKHALAENNGDIEAAIDWLRAKGLSKAAKKAGRVAAEGLVGVATGDKTAAVVEVNSETDFVARNDAFQGLVRAVAAVAVDKGGDAAAIAAATYPGKAHSVEAEVKELIATIGENMGFRRAAALKVSAGAVATYIHSAIADGLGKIGVLVALESTGNVEELLKLGRQIAMHVAATSPLALAAEEISADVIERERAIFIEQAKESGKPAAVIEKMVEGRIRKFYEESTLLKQAFVINPDLTVEAAVKAAEATVGAPIKVTGFVRFALGEGIDKGENDFAAEVAAAAGQA from the coding sequence ATGAACATTTCCGCCTCACAGGTGAAGGATCTCCGCGAGAAGACCGGCGCCGGCATGATGGACTGCAAGCACGCCCTGGCCGAGAACAATGGCGACATCGAAGCCGCCATCGACTGGCTGCGCGCCAAGGGACTTTCCAAGGCCGCCAAGAAGGCTGGCCGTGTCGCCGCCGAAGGTCTGGTCGGCGTCGCCACGGGCGACAAGACCGCCGCTGTCGTCGAAGTGAATTCGGAAACCGATTTCGTCGCCCGCAACGACGCCTTCCAGGGACTGGTGCGCGCCGTCGCCGCCGTCGCCGTGGACAAGGGCGGCGATGCCGCTGCCATCGCTGCCGCGACCTATCCGGGCAAGGCGCATTCGGTCGAGGCCGAGGTCAAGGAACTGATTGCGACCATCGGCGAGAACATGGGCTTCCGTCGCGCGGCCGCCCTCAAGGTTTCGGCCGGTGCCGTTGCCACCTACATTCACTCGGCCATCGCCGACGGTCTTGGCAAGATCGGCGTTCTCGTCGCCCTCGAGTCGACCGGTAACGTCGAAGAGCTCCTCAAGCTCGGCCGCCAGATCGCCATGCACGTTGCGGCGACTTCGCCGCTCGCGTTGGCTGCTGAGGAAATCTCGGCCGATGTCATCGAGCGCGAACGTGCCATCTTCATCGAGCAGGCCAAGGAGTCCGGCAAGCCGGCCGCCGTCATCGAGAAGATGGTCGAAGGCCGCATTCGCAAGTTCTACGAAGAATCGACACTCCTGAAGCAGGCCTTCGTGATCAACCCCGACCTGACCGTCGAAGCCGCCGTCAAGGCTGCCGAGGCGACGGTCGGCGCGCCGATCAAGGTCACCGGCTTCGTGCGCTTCGCCCTCGGTGAGGGCATCGACAAGGGCGAGAACGATTTCGCCGCCGAAGTGGCCGCCGCCGCCGGTCAGGCCTGA
- the rpsB gene encoding 30S ribosomal protein S2, giving the protein MRQLLEAGVHFGHQTHRWNPKMKSYIFGSRANVHILDLAQTVPLLHQALKAVSDTVARGGRVLLVGTKRQAQEEIAEAAHRSAQYYVNSRWLGGMLTNWKTISGSIQRLRKLDETLNSELSARLTKKERLVMTRERDKLERALGGIKDMGGTPDLIVVIDTNKEKNAIDEARRLGIPVAAILDSNSDPDGITFPVPGNDDAGRAISLYCDLISRAAIDGLSRAMGAMGEDIGAAEQPMDEPALADDAAAAEANA; this is encoded by the coding sequence ATGCGCCAGCTCCTTGAGGCTGGCGTCCATTTCGGTCACCAGACGCACCGCTGGAACCCGAAGATGAAGTCTTACATCTTCGGTTCGCGCGCCAATGTCCACATCCTCGACCTCGCGCAGACTGTTCCGCTCCTTCACCAGGCCCTCAAGGCTGTGTCCGACACCGTCGCCCGCGGCGGTCGCGTGCTGCTCGTCGGCACCAAGCGCCAGGCCCAGGAAGAGATCGCCGAAGCGGCCCACCGTTCGGCTCAGTATTACGTCAACAGCCGTTGGCTCGGCGGCATGCTGACCAACTGGAAGACCATCTCCGGTTCGATCCAGCGCCTTCGCAAGCTCGACGAGACGCTCAATTCCGAGCTGTCGGCCCGCCTCACCAAGAAGGAACGTCTGGTGATGACCCGCGAGCGCGACAAGCTGGAGCGCGCGCTCGGCGGTATCAAGGATATGGGCGGCACGCCCGACCTGATCGTCGTCATCGACACCAACAAGGAAAAGAATGCCATCGACGAAGCCCGTCGCCTCGGCATTCCTGTCGCCGCCATCCTCGACTCCAACAGCGATCCGGATGGCATCACCTTCCCGGTTCCGGGTAACGACGACGCTGGCCGTGCCATTTCGCTCTACTGCGATCTGATCTCGCGCGCCGCCATCGACGGCCTGTCGCGCGCCATGGGAGCCATGGGCGAGGACATCGGAGCCGCTGAGCAGCCGATGGACGAGCCGGCGCTCGCCGACGATGCGGCTGCCGCCGAGGCCAACGCCTGA
- a CDS encoding MarR family winged helix-turn-helix transcriptional regulator, with amino-acid sequence MSNWTPTIGSLVHEIDRLVKKRFDRFAETTGMSRAQWQVLARVAKRQGVNQATLADLVGVEPISICRMVDRLEVMNLVERRPDPSDRRARLIHITEDARPGLERMRATAQALFKEALMGITPEEEEILTNLLGRVHANLSAMTGEDQPSPTSADTANSTRTQPGQKD; translated from the coding sequence ATGAGCAACTGGACACCCACCATCGGCAGCTTGGTCCATGAGATCGACCGCCTCGTAAAGAAGCGGTTCGACCGTTTCGCCGAGACGACCGGCATGTCGCGCGCCCAGTGGCAGGTACTCGCCCGCGTCGCCAAGCGGCAAGGCGTGAACCAGGCAACCCTGGCCGATCTCGTTGGCGTCGAGCCAATCAGCATTTGCCGCATGGTCGACCGTCTTGAGGTCATGAACCTCGTGGAACGCCGGCCGGACCCCAGCGACCGACGCGCCCGCCTGATTCACATCACCGAGGATGCCCGGCCCGGGCTCGAACGCATGCGGGCCACGGCCCAGGCGCTGTTCAAAGAGGCCCTTATGGGCATCACGCCCGAGGAAGAGGAAATCCTCACCAACTTGCTCGGGCGCGTCCACGCCAACCTTTCCGCCATGACCGGCGAGGATCAGCCCTCTCCGACATCGGCCGACACCGCCAACTCCACCCGGACCCAGCCGGGACAGAAAGACTGA
- a CDS encoding HlyD family secretion protein: MAAFPLALAAVGGWYWVSGGRWASTDNAYVQQNKVLVAPEVEGRIAEVLVGQNQTVKPGDVLFRIDDAAYRIALEKADGAVALARLQVEELRTRLKDAELKAETARNTLAFQEVQFGRQEKLRQTGNTTEAQYDSARHDLDLARQAVAETEQGVTDTLVALGGDANVETDKHPSVLGALAAQDSARLDLKRSVVRAPTTGTVSQVANLQVGQYVGSGSPVMAIIDTTSTWVEANFKETDLGHMRPGQAAELTLDAYPDVTIAGHVDSLGGGTGAIFSLLPAQNATGNWVKVVQRVPVRIALDEPTSLPLKAGLSVGVGVDTGFVRPLPAFLRTALDALGFAAESKKLAAR; encoded by the coding sequence ATGGCCGCGTTCCCCCTTGCGCTCGCCGCAGTCGGCGGTTGGTATTGGGTGAGCGGTGGACGATGGGCCTCGACCGACAACGCCTATGTGCAGCAGAACAAGGTGTTGGTTGCCCCCGAAGTGGAGGGACGCATCGCCGAAGTGCTGGTCGGACAGAACCAGACGGTGAAACCCGGCGACGTGCTGTTCCGGATCGATGATGCCGCCTATCGAATCGCGCTTGAAAAAGCCGACGGAGCCGTGGCGCTTGCGCGCCTGCAGGTCGAGGAATTGCGCACCCGCCTGAAAGACGCCGAGCTCAAGGCTGAAACGGCGCGCAATACTCTCGCCTTCCAGGAAGTGCAGTTCGGACGCCAGGAGAAACTTCGGCAGACCGGCAACACGACCGAGGCGCAATATGACAGCGCCCGCCATGACCTCGATCTCGCTCGACAAGCGGTGGCCGAGACCGAGCAAGGCGTAACCGACACGTTGGTCGCGCTCGGTGGCGACGCCAACGTCGAGACCGACAAGCATCCATCGGTGCTCGGCGCCCTTGCCGCACAAGATAGTGCCCGTCTCGACCTGAAGCGTTCCGTCGTTCGCGCACCGACGACCGGCACCGTCAGCCAAGTGGCCAATCTGCAGGTCGGCCAATATGTCGGTAGCGGCAGTCCGGTCATGGCGATCATCGACACCACCAGCACCTGGGTGGAAGCCAACTTCAAGGAAACCGACCTCGGCCACATGCGCCCCGGACAGGCGGCGGAGTTGACACTCGACGCCTATCCCGACGTGACGATCGCAGGGCATGTCGATAGCTTGGGCGGCGGCACTGGCGCGATCTTCTCGCTGCTGCCGGCGCAAAACGCCACGGGCAACTGGGTGAAGGTCGTGCAGCGCGTGCCCGTCCGGATCGCGCTCGACGAGCCAACCTCATTGCCGTTGAAGGCAGGCCTCAGCGTAGGCGTCGGTGTCGACACCGGCTTCGTCCGGCCGCTGCCCGCCTTCCTACGGACAGCGCTAGACGCGCTGGGTTTCGCGGCGGAATCAAAGAAGCTTGCCGCCAGATGA
- a CDS encoding DHA2 family efflux MFS transporter permease subunit: MTAGADLTKVPHRGLLSLATMLAVIMQVLDTTIANVALPSMQGSLGAAQDTINWVLTSYIVASAIVMPLTGWIADAIGRKRLFLISVAGFTLASCLCGMAGSLTEMVLFRVLQGVFGASLAPLSQAVLLDINPRERHGQAMALWGAGIMVAPVLGPTLGGWLTDSFDWRWVFYINVPVGLLAFLGIAFTMPASPRHSRSFDFVGFAFLGLFVGSLQLMLDRGEQLDWFSSPEIVIEAALAAAALWCFVVHSATAEHPFIHPQIFRDRNYVAASIFSFAISVVLLATTALLPPLLQRIMGFPTVTTGLVLAPRGIGTMIAMLLVGRLLRFIDPRLIIVVGLGFTAWGLRGMTGFTADMDSWPIIYTGVSMGFGLGLVFVPMSTVGFATLPPELRTESAALFSLVRNIGSSIGISMVSVVLTRNIQVNHAELAERITVFSPSVDAAAHAVGMSAGSGPFAAVLDQITTLQATMIAYVDDFQLMMYVSIAALPLVLLLRKPKMAPQAPITPEAD; this comes from the coding sequence ATGACCGCCGGCGCCGACCTCACCAAGGTGCCGCATCGCGGCCTGCTGTCGCTCGCCACCATGCTGGCGGTGATCATGCAGGTGCTTGATACGACGATCGCCAACGTCGCTCTTCCCTCGATGCAAGGTAGTCTCGGAGCGGCGCAGGACACGATCAACTGGGTGCTGACCTCCTATATCGTCGCGTCGGCGATCGTCATGCCGCTGACCGGCTGGATAGCGGACGCCATCGGCCGCAAGCGCCTGTTCCTGATCTCGGTGGCGGGCTTCACGTTGGCCTCTTGCCTCTGCGGCATGGCCGGTAGCCTGACCGAGATGGTGTTGTTCCGCGTGCTGCAGGGTGTGTTTGGCGCTTCGCTCGCGCCGCTGTCGCAGGCCGTGCTGCTCGACATCAATCCGCGTGAGCGACACGGGCAGGCAATGGCCCTTTGGGGCGCCGGCATCATGGTGGCTCCGGTTCTCGGACCGACGTTGGGCGGCTGGCTGACCGACAGCTTCGATTGGCGCTGGGTGTTCTACATCAACGTTCCCGTCGGCCTGCTCGCCTTCCTCGGCATTGCCTTCACCATGCCGGCTTCGCCGCGCCACAGTCGGTCCTTTGATTTCGTCGGCTTCGCCTTTCTGGGCCTGTTCGTCGGCTCGCTCCAGCTGATGCTCGATCGAGGCGAACAGCTCGACTGGTTCTCCTCGCCGGAGATCGTCATTGAAGCCGCGCTTGCAGCCGCGGCGCTCTGGTGCTTCGTCGTCCATTCGGCGACGGCCGAGCATCCTTTCATTCACCCGCAGATTTTCCGCGATCGCAACTACGTGGCGGCCAGCATTTTCAGTTTTGCCATTTCCGTGGTGCTGCTTGCCACGACCGCGCTGCTGCCACCCCTTCTGCAACGCATCATGGGCTTTCCGACGGTGACCACCGGTCTCGTGCTGGCACCACGCGGCATCGGAACCATGATCGCCATGCTGTTGGTCGGCCGACTGCTGCGTTTCATCGATCCCCGCCTCATCATCGTCGTCGGTCTCGGCTTCACGGCCTGGGGGCTCCGGGGGATGACCGGCTTCACCGCCGACATGGACTCATGGCCAATCATTTATACCGGCGTATCGATGGGGTTCGGCCTCGGACTGGTGTTCGTGCCGATGTCGACGGTGGGGTTTGCCACGCTGCCACCCGAACTCAGAACCGAGAGCGCCGCGCTGTTCAGTCTGGTGCGCAACATTGGCTCGTCGATCGGCATTTCCATGGTGTCGGTTGTCTTGACGCGCAACATCCAGGTGAACCATGCCGAACTTGCCGAGCGGATCACGGTTTTCTCGCCGAGCGTCGATGCGGCGGCCCACGCCGTTGGCATGAGTGCCGGTTCCGGCCCGTTCGCAGCCGTCCTCGATCAGATCACCACGCTGCAAGCAACGATGATCGCCTATGTCGACGACTTCCAGCTGATGATGTACGTGTCGATCGCGGCGTTGCCCCTGGTCTTGCTGCTGCGCAAGCCGAAAATGGCGCCACAAGCACCGATCACTCCAGAGGCAGACTGA
- a CDS encoding OmpA family protein, which yields MVRWQISAILGVTAAVAVTAAALISRTTEIAVDLGTRAGQVLAGEVTSWASVDVRGRDVFLRGDAPSEEYRQLAIERLSRLYGVRTVDASATGLLPEVHPYVTKFERSGGTVTLSGAVPSLPDRARILGALAAAAPGLGVTDHSLLARGKADDRYFDVLRALYGLPALLSQGDVSLADRTVIVNGEAVSNASYDRLKSFAPTLPEGYSLEAVNVSRPLASPFIWSIDRDDSGVTVSGVVPDPETRAGLLDVVRQAVGPRNVFDNLDYASGAPDGFADVAEAAADYIDLLASAHISLSDRTLVVSGRAASPEAYRTLNAYLETWNPPGFYLQKSIALPIVDPFTLTVSKSRGRVTITGFVPTDDVRDGLVTAAQAITGESEPVVETTLADGAPDDFGAAAEFAVGLLAKLNEGTALLSGTHLTLSGAAATSGDLVELEAAIANPPSGYDVGNGVTPPVVSPYVWSMTRDAEQLTIGGSAPSEAVRSAIRAVVDGTSGDLGLVDRSGLGAGLDPAVDLVAVARKAAAILGQLDAGEVRFVGNALSVTGKAATGDDKAAVAEELDDLPGGVSKGSIDVSAPDAFRFFVERGLDTVTLDGDLADEAMRKAVRTVADQAFGKADILDSAAVATAVPANAREAALFAIRAASLLAKGNVSVEGAAIRVAGNAFTAAGAARLPSELSAAVPSGYALEVAVTAAPAEPPLEVAACGEAIRNVLDRNPIRFDDGSATIAPDSWGVVDRLGGLALRCPTARFALIATASGIDAVKAQSLGEARARSVAGAFAEIGIDPARLATSGVGGGPDGFSITLAAP from the coding sequence ATGGTTCGCTGGCAGATCTCGGCGATACTTGGCGTGACGGCGGCGGTTGCCGTGACCGCGGCGGCGCTCATCAGTCGCACGACGGAAATTGCCGTCGATCTTGGAACACGTGCCGGACAGGTGCTGGCCGGCGAGGTGACCAGTTGGGCCTCCGTCGATGTACGCGGCCGCGACGTGTTCCTGCGGGGTGATGCGCCATCCGAAGAGTATCGTCAGTTGGCGATCGAGCGACTGAGCCGGCTCTACGGGGTTCGCACGGTCGATGCGTCTGCAACCGGGCTGCTACCGGAAGTTCATCCCTACGTTACCAAGTTCGAGCGGAGTGGCGGCACCGTGACGCTGTCCGGCGCCGTACCCTCTCTGCCGGACAGGGCTCGCATCTTGGGTGCCTTGGCTGCGGCGGCTCCCGGACTCGGCGTGACCGACCACAGTCTGCTGGCGCGCGGCAAGGCCGACGATCGCTATTTCGACGTTCTCAGAGCGCTCTACGGATTGCCGGCTCTGCTGTCGCAAGGGGATGTGTCACTCGCCGACAGGACGGTAATTGTCAATGGCGAGGCCGTCAGCAACGCCTCCTACGATCGGCTGAAGTCTTTTGCACCGACGCTCCCGGAAGGCTACAGCCTGGAGGCCGTCAACGTGTCGCGGCCGCTGGCCTCGCCCTTTATCTGGTCCATCGATCGCGATGACAGCGGCGTCACGGTATCGGGGGTGGTGCCCGACCCGGAGACGCGTGCCGGCCTGCTCGACGTGGTGCGGCAAGCCGTCGGGCCGCGTAATGTGTTCGATAATCTAGATTATGCGTCGGGCGCGCCGGATGGGTTCGCCGATGTTGCCGAAGCGGCGGCAGACTATATCGATCTCCTGGCATCGGCACATATCTCGCTCAGCGACCGAACGCTGGTCGTATCAGGCCGTGCGGCGAGTCCCGAGGCCTATCGCACGCTCAATGCCTATCTGGAGACTTGGAATCCGCCCGGTTTCTATCTTCAAAAGTCCATCGCATTGCCGATTGTCGATCCGTTTACGCTGACGGTCTCGAAGAGTCGCGGCCGCGTGACGATCACCGGCTTCGTGCCGACGGATGATGTGCGGGATGGGTTGGTCACCGCAGCGCAAGCCATTACCGGTGAAAGCGAGCCGGTGGTCGAGACGACGCTTGCCGATGGCGCCCCGGACGATTTCGGTGCGGCGGCCGAGTTCGCGGTCGGTCTTCTTGCCAAGCTCAATGAGGGCACGGCACTGTTGTCGGGCACACATCTGACGCTTTCCGGCGCGGCGGCGACATCGGGTGATCTCGTCGAGCTCGAGGCTGCCATTGCCAACCCACCCTCCGGCTACGATGTTGGCAACGGCGTTACGCCTCCAGTGGTCTCGCCCTACGTCTGGTCGATGACCAGAGATGCGGAGCAGCTCACCATCGGCGGTTCCGCTCCATCGGAAGCGGTTCGTTCGGCCATCCGCGCTGTTGTCGACGGCACGTCCGGCGATCTTGGTCTTGTCGACCGGTCTGGGCTTGGCGCCGGCCTCGATCCCGCCGTCGACCTTGTCGCCGTGGCGCGCAAGGCTGCTGCCATTCTCGGGCAACTCGATGCCGGAGAGGTGCGTTTCGTTGGCAACGCGCTGTCGGTGACGGGCAAGGCGGCAACGGGCGACGACAAAGCGGCGGTCGCCGAGGAGCTCGACGACCTGCCCGGCGGTGTGAGCAAGGGCAGCATCGACGTTTCGGCGCCGGACGCGTTTCGTTTCTTCGTCGAACGTGGGCTCGATACGGTGACGCTCGACGGCGATCTTGCCGATGAGGCCATGCGCAAGGCGGTCCGTACGGTCGCAGACCAGGCATTCGGCAAGGCCGATATTCTCGACTCCGCAGCGGTGGCGACAGCCGTTCCTGCGAACGCGCGAGAGGCTGCTTTATTTGCGATCCGGGCCGCATCGCTTCTCGCCAAGGGTAACGTCAGCGTCGAAGGCGCCGCGATCAGGGTTGCTGGCAATGCTTTCACGGCCGCCGGCGCTGCGCGCCTGCCCTCAGAGCTTTCGGCGGCGGTGCCTTCCGGCTACGCGCTTGAAGTCGCGGTCACCGCGGCGCCCGCCGAACCGCCGCTTGAGGTGGCCGCTTGCGGCGAGGCCATTCGAAATGTGCTCGATCGCAATCCCATCCGGTTTGACGACGGATCGGCCACCATCGCTCCCGATAGTTGGGGGGTGGTCGATCGGCTTGGTGGCTTGGCGCTCCGATGCCCGACCGCGCGTTTCGCCTTGATCGCCACCGCGTCGGGTATCGATGCCGTCAAGGCGCAGTCGCTCGGTGAAGCGCGAGCGCGAAGCGTAGCCGGTGCCTTCGCCGAGATCGGCATTGACCCCGCCCGACTTGCGACCAGTGGTGTCGGCGGCGGCCCGGACGGATTTTCCATCACCTTGGCAGCGCCGTGA